A window from Garra rufa chromosome 14, GarRuf1.0, whole genome shotgun sequence encodes these proteins:
- the LOC141284232 gene encoding class A basic helix-loop-helix protein 9 — translation MSLGSTSTESEVSEDELEDCPLDQDDNHSDAKICSERSVSSSDTEDVKAVKRRTRPKRSKARRAAANIRERKRILDYNQAFNALRTVLKHDLSGKRLSKIATLRRAIHHISTLSLYLQTHSDTEPHAPPCTPTECYRQPEENISLPRKAGTFQEPMDNYIPHQPEPLTVSPEIPGILYQDISNSVPSPHYSHCATNSQAHLSHGRFSQHWEDQSSDCYNGGSEYQPGTRITCHQNHNDTYADSANTSLAWQLGYLQYHGYQQSLSMH, via the coding sequence ATGAGTCTGGGCAGCACAAGTACAGAATCTGAAGTTTCAGAAGATGAGTTGGAAGATTGTCCATTGGATCAGGATGACAATCATAGCGATGCAAAGATTTGTTCAGAGCGCTCAGTGTCATCCAGTGACACGGAGGACGTCAAAGCGGTCAAAAGGCGTACTCGGCCCAAGCGCTCCAAAGCACGGAGAGCTGCCGCCAACATCCGAGAACGGAAGCGCATCCTAGACTACAACCAGGCCTTCAATGCCTTGCGCACTGTCCTCAAACATGACCTTAGTGGAAAGCGTCTCTCCAAGATCGCCACTCTCCGCCGTGCCATCCACCACATTTCAACACTGTCTTTGTATCTGCAGACGCATTCAGACACTGAACCACACGCTCCTCCATGTACTCCTACAGAGTGTTACAGGCAGCCAGAAGAAAACATTTCCCTGCCTAGGAAGGCAGGAACTTTCCAGGAACCGATGGACAACTACATTCCCCATCAACCAGAACCTCTCACAGTTTCTCCAGAGATACCTGGGATTTTGTACCAGGACATATCAAACTCTGTTCCATCTCCTCACTACAGCCACTGTGCAACCAACAGTCAAGCACATTTGAGCCATGGACGCTTCAGTCAACACTGGGAGGACCAAAGCAGTGATTGCTACAATGGAGGATCTGAATATCAACCCGGGACGAGGATCACCTGCCATCAGAATCATAATGACACTTATGCAGACTCTGCTAACACGTCTTTGGCTTGGCAGCTGGGTTACCTTCAATATCACGGATACCAGCAATCCCTGAGTATGCACTGA